Below is a window of Malus domestica chromosome 13, GDT2T_hap1 DNA.
TGATGATTATACCTCTTGGCCATTAATCTAGCCTTGTACTTGTCCACAGAGCCATCAGGCTTTCTTTTAATTCGAAATACCCATTTACACCCAACTAGATTTTGAGAAGGGTTAGGTGGAACCAGTGCCCAAGTTCCAGCACTTTGCAAGGCATTAAATTCATCTTGCATTGCTGTTCTCCAATGGGGAAATTTAGAGGCTTGCAAATAGGTAGAAGGGACATCCTCATGATCCAGGGTAGATGGCAAGGGATGTTTTGTTGCAGTGTATACTTTTGGTTTATAGATCCCAAATTTTTATCTAGTTTGCATAGGATGAGTAGAGGTAATGGGAATTGGTGGATGTGATGGTGAGGGTACTGTAGGAGAAGTACTAATGGAAGGTGAAGGAACATAAGTGACTTCTGTGGGTGGTATAGGTAAGGATACAAAGTGTGATGGTAATGGGGACAAGACTAAATTGGGAGGGGAAGTGGAGGGAAACTGGTAGGTTGATAAGGGATATAAATTTGGAAAGGTAAGAAAGAAGGAAGATGATGAAGTGGTGGTTGTGGAAGGGGATGTAGGTAGTGACATAAAGGTAGATTGATGAAAAGGGAATAAGCTTTCGTCAAAATAAACATGTCTAGCAATGTAAACTTTATTGGTTAAAGAATCTAGACATCTATATCCTTTGTGAACTAAACTATAACCAATGAACACACATAACTTGCTCTTAGCCTTAAGTTTGGAGTTGGTATAAGGTTTTAACCAATGGTAGCATGTACACCTAAAAACTTTTAAGTGAATGTAGTCTGGTGACTTGTTGAAGAGTTGTTCCCATGGTGAAGGCTTGGAGACAAAAGGTAGTCTATTGATAAGATAAACTGCAGTGAGAAAGGTTTCCACCCAAAATTGATGAGGAACTTTTGATGCAACAAATAAGGTTATAGCTGTCTCTACAACATGTACGTGCTTCCTTTCAGCACAGCCATTTTACTGAGGGGTGTAGGGACAACTAAGATGTTGTTGAATACCATGTTGAACAAGATGTGTCTGAAAGGTAGAACTGAGGAATTCACCCTTTGAATCAGATCGTAAAGTACTAATTTTGGTTCCACATAAGTTTTCAACAAGAGCCTGAAATTGTACAAATGTATGAAAGACATATGATTTATGCTTCAAAGGATACAACCAAGTATATTTCGTGAAATCATTAACGAAAATTACACAGAATGGATAGCCACTCATAGAGAGTAAGGGTgttggtccccaaacatcagcaTGTACCAGTTCTAAAGCTCTAGAAGTAGTACATATAGAATCATGAAAAGCTAATTTGGCATATTTGCTTAAGATGAAATTTGAACAATGAAACTGATTGACATTATTAGTAATATCCAAGGTAGACTTTGATATAATAGATCGAAAAGTCTTGAACGTTGGATGCCCCAAACGTTAATGCCAGATTTGAGTAGTTGCTTTTATTGCAGGATTTGCAGAGAACCTTCTTGTGGAGGAAGACGCATAGAAGGGATAGAGACACCTTTAAAAAGTATCATCCCCGTAGTAAGATCCTTGACAGTAAAGTCAAAAGGATTTAGGGTTAAGGAGCACCAATTAtccaaaaaaaacatatttgcaGAGATAAGATCATGTTTCAGATGGGGAACAAGCAcaacattatttaatttaaaggTAGCATATGGTATTTGAATAAACGAAGAGCCTGAGTGGAGAGTTGGCAAACCTTGGCCATTTCCAATGTAGACTTTGTCAGGACCAGTGTATGGCTGAGGATTTTCCAGGTTACGAACATTGTTTGTCATGTGAAAGCTTGCACCAAAGTCAAGCAACCATGGTGGGGGAAGAAGATGTATGGTGTTGGCACACATTGCGAGCTTGGTAGATGAAATATGCCCTTGGAAGTTTGGATTCATACGATTAGAACAATCGATAGCAAGATGACCAGGATCCTCACAAATTTGAAAAGGAACAGGGCATGGAGAATTGTAATTGTTGTTGTAGTAATGTCAACCATGATTGCCACCACGATTGTTATTGTtataacgattgaatttggtgCGATTGGAATAATTACGCTGTGAATTATTTCTCTAAACATTATTTATGTTTGCCTGAGTTTGAGCATTGTAAGTTTGCACCTGAGGAACATTTGGTGTAGGCAGCAGCGGAAGTTGATTGGATGCCTGGATGGAATTGAAAGCTTAATACGGTTCATTGGAAGAAGAATCTTGATTTTGCTTCTTTCTGGAAAGAGTCATCTCTTTAATGAGAAGAAAGCCATGAAGATCATCAATCGTGGTATCAACCAAACGAAATTGAACAAGGTCCACAAACTAGTCATATTCATCAGGAAAACCACTGAGAATAATGAGGAGAAGATCATTGTCATCAACTGGCGCTCCAGCAACAGCAAGAGCATCTGTAAATTCCTTGATATGTTGCAGATATTCAGAGATTAAATAAGATCCTTTAGTCATGGATTGAAGGTTGAAGCAAAGTTGATGAATGTGTGATCGAGAGACTCCACCAAACTGACATTTAAGATTTTACCAAAGCTCACGAGCAAATTGGACGCCAACAGTGAACGGAATGAGATCTTCCGAGAAAGTATAATTTATCTAGATGATAATGTTCTGGTCTTTCTCATACCACTGCTTGAAGGCTGGATTTGGAAGAGATGTGAGATTACCAGAAATATCAACAAGAAATTGAGGCGGTGGTGGCTCAGATCCATCAATGATTCCGGTAAGCTTATAGCGGTGGAAGATCGGATCAAAAAGAGATTTCCAAACAAGATAATTGTGGCGTTTAAGCTTTGTTTGAACCATACTACCAATATTTTGGATCGTAATCGAGTTGATCGAAGCCTGAAATGAAGGATTAGGGTTtgagagaaagggagaaaagTTCGGATTTACGATTGCAGAAGGAGATCGAGAAGGTGCGATCATCGGAGAAGATAAGTCGAAAGAATGTACAGCCATTAAAGATCAAAGATACAGAAGTCTGAGCAAGAATTGAGAAGAGGGAAGTGGAAGTAAAGCTGTTTGGTAGGTGGGAAAATTTGGGAAATGATCGAGGTTGTTAGACTGTGGCGAGATATACCATATTGAGGAAATGAAATCTTTTCTCATTAACTCAAGATAATAATTTTACAGAGTATATATAACAACACCTAACTGAAGTTACCACAACTAAAGTTACCAcaaaagaaaggtaaaagaatgaTTACTACAGTAACTCTAACTAACATTAACTAACTGTTTGCACCCGATTTTACACTATCGGCCTGAGTAATTGAGGCCGTTGAATAAGCAGAATTTTAGACCGTTGAATGAGAaagtgaagataattttgttattgttaaaggatattattattgttttatcataataattatcttttaataaggAATTATCTTAACGTTTTCCTATCCAAGATAAATGAGATGCAAACTATATCTGCGATATGGAAGTAAACAACACAGTTCGAGTTGGGACTCTTATCACATGGCATGGCTGGGATGTGATGGTCATGATAGGCTTTAGCCTACGGATGGGATAAGGAAATGGTGATGTGATGTGGCAAAAGGTaagtttgcatgcttgaataaagATTATGGTGGGACCGAATATCCGTGGCATCCTGCCAAGAGTCTTGTCAAATGGCATCACATGGAAGAAACACATCTCATCAATGTAAATTTCCATGTGAATTAATGAAGATCGCATGaagatatgcatgcatgcaacatCTGAAGTAGAGACAAGCCCACGTGGCTCATTGTTATCAACCTAGAGTCCCATTTGAGATAGAAACACATCTCATCAAGCACATGGCCTCATCATGAAATATTGTTTAAACCGGGATGGGCACATGATAAAGATGCATGCGGATTACACTAAAGAGATTATGATTTGACTGACGTTTAAACGGTGAAAGAGTCTTAGTAGCGTGGTGGAACTTGAAAGTTTATCAATTGCGTACTCgtccctataaatacagaggcagTGGCAACGGAAAATGCCcctccaactcaacacacaaactgcactgcgcaaactctcgctctacgcgaaacctctcaacaaccttgagatttttttttcttttttgccaacacatcttcagtttggataaacaacactatgaaggcaaccggcgaacatcttcagtttggataaacagcactgccgccgtagaatcagccgaccgcaaagcaccttcagtttggataaacagcactgcgtcgaggccgactaattatctatccaagtctcggccgagaaggattttcgaatccttattggtagaggtcatctcattagctttctcggcgaagtgaggtgttacaaattACTGAGCTCGACACATTGAACGCCAagttgttgatgattggttattcacaagtagggtttagagttcggcattttgacagccgaaccacgtttaccatcaagacatatatctcctttgagtacttgtgtccgTATAGTTTGGAGTTAGTTCAGCATGCTTATATTctcacgaatataatcactgtgaccgaaccCGGTGCCAACGATCCGTGAACTTTgcaaaactagcagccttgtcttcaggctctagaacccgaaggccgagacgtgttccttcctcggccgcagtcgcaagattaAGAAGTCAACAgtgcgctcaacgcaacatcaacatattttactcctcggccgagctcggccgacgagttggcaagCCTGCATACAACCGAAGAACGTAGTTAGTTCATTAGTTATTCGACCTGCACGCCACGTAGGCtcggtagtttttagggtcaacactaACTTTTGACTCTCTATCATTCTCTTCAATCAgccttttttaaaaaaaaataataataattacgaCGAATGATCCCTAATCCTGGTTACATGTAATATATGACTCCTGGGCATCCCCGCAGCTGATCTTATAGCTATAGCATATATGGAACCTTCGATCTTaacttctccttttcttcaattttgacgaaattaagggtaactaatttcttttgcattTAGGTACTACTGGTCGTCCTCAATGAGCCAAAGTTCGGCAGCTGGGGAAGAAAATATATACCAGCggaaacttaaaaaaacaatGTGAAATGATATTGATGATGTTACTTGGTCGACTAGTTCAGGAGtttgaaagaagaaaagcaCTGGACCCACGTACACCAGATTATTCAACCTTTTCAGTTCTAGACGAGGGCATAGATCAATCGTGCGTCAGTGCAAACTAATCTaataatcttttttttgttttttcagtgAAGAATACCTTTATAAAGATCAGCTCACGCGTTCATGAGTTGATTTTAGTGTTTCTTAAGAAACAATCCAAAGCACGGAAGAATTTAGAGGGTTAGAGGGTTGAAAATAgtccgaaaaccgtctccaaccgagagctaGGCCAAAGAGCTCTGGAATCTAAAAGGGTCCCACGGAAtcagagagggctggagggctgcctatttttgttttttttgaatgttttgttatttctgtcggttataaccgatatgatttcttaacaaaaaattcaaatgcaacggcttttttttttacagttttattattattttttatttacaaaatttttcatataacttctattttttcttataacttcgatttcacaaaatttatttcatatttttttttaatttcatatttttccaaTAACTTCTATTTCAGCTGTAGCACCAGCAAACAAAGCCAGTGGCATTCATCAAATCGTACGTGAACCCATAAATCCTTGACCAATTATTAGGCACGGCCAATTGATACGATAGGACATCTCACTGCCATCCTAAACCAGTACCTACTTTTGGTGGAAGAACCTGGCTTTCTcttgaaattatatattatatatataataacctAGCGTCTCAAAAGAAGGTACATGCACATTTCGAGACTCGATCGACAAATTAAGCTTCTCTACGTTTCAGGTCATTTCGATCTCTGTATAAGAATGTAAACTCTATCATATAGTTATAGCTACGTTTTCTCTATTTTCCTTTTCACTATTATGGGACTTGTTCCTTTCCCCTTGCCCTGTCACACAAAAGAATCTACTGAAGAATCCTTAACCTCCAGCTCCACCACCTCCGGTCTTCACTCTGAGTCATCAACCTCCTCCTCCCTATCGTCCCAGCCAAGTCTCCCTTCtgttccttctcctccttcatCAAAATCCAACCAATTAGAAGTAATGCGATCCCCAAGTGTTCACCACCACTGCATAGCCACCCTCCAATCCCAGTCATACATCTGTACCTTAGCCCTTTCTGGAAACTTCTTATACAGTGGCTCATCCGACGGCCAGATTACAGCGTGGAGTAGTATCCTATCACATCCTTCAAATCCACAGTACAACAAGGTGGTAGCCACTCCCAGCACTGTAAAGTCTCTGGTGGTTGTTGGGAGTGGGGACGACCGCAACAAGCTCTTATTCAGTGCTCACCAAGACCATAAAATCCGAGTCTGGAAAATCAACACGACCGACACGCATGAAAAACTAAAATGTATAGCCACACTCCCAACTCTAAAAGACCGTGCCAcaagcttcttcttctccaagaacTACGTGCAAATCCGGCGCCACAAGAAGTGCACCTGGGTGCACCACGTCGACACCGTCTCCGCTCTAGCCATATCCAACGACGGGTCGTTTCTCTACTCCGTTTCATGGGACCGGACGCTCAAAATATGGCGGACTTCCGATTTTAAATGCTTGGAGTCGGTGGGCAACGCCCACGACGACGCCATCAACGCCGTAACTTTATCACGTGACGGAACGTTTGTATACACCGGCGCCGCGGATAAGAAAATAAAGGTGTGGACGTGGAAGAAAGACAAG
It encodes the following:
- the LOC103451922 gene encoding protein JINGUBANG-like, which produces MGLVPFPLPCHTKESTEESLTSSSTTSGLHSESSTSSSLSSQPSLPSVPSPPSSKSNQLEVMRSPSVHHHCIATLQSQSYICTLALSGNFLYSGSSDGQITAWSSILSHPSNPQYNKVVATPSTVKSLVVVGSGDDRNKLLFSAHQDHKIRVWKINTTDTHEKLKCIATLPTLKDRATSFFFSKNYVQIRRHKKCTWVHHVDTVSALAISNDGSFLYSVSWDRTLKIWRTSDFKCLESVGNAHDDAINAVTLSRDGTFVYTGAADKKIKVWTWKKDKSMSVRLVGTLEKHKSAVNALAFNSDGSVLYSGACDRSILVWERDGGEDGGWGDMVVVGALRGHTKAVLCLSVVADLVCSGSADYSVRVWRRLSSGLVGDYRNRSYCCLAVLEGHRRPVKCLTAAVDNTDSDYSGDSYSVYSGSLDCYIKVWQIRVPFS